In the genome of Bremerella sp. P1, the window GTTTGCACCATCAGTGAGCCCCCGTCCGGCATCGCCTGAATCGCATTGACCACCAGGTTTAACAGGGCCGAATAAAGCAGCTCGGCATCCAGATCGATGCTGGGCAGTTCCGAGTCAAGATAACGAATAATCTCGACCCCTTGGCGATCGGCCTGAGGCTCGACGAAGTTGAGTACGCGCTCGATCTGCTCGTTCAAACTGCCCGGCAAGAGATTGAGATCGCGGATCCGGGCAAACCGCAGAAAGTCATTCAAAAGCCCCTGCAGGCGCTCGCACTGCTCCTGCACCGTCTCGATCTTCTGTTTAGCCCGTCGCTGCTGAGGCGTCTGCGGGTCGTCCAGATCTTCGGCCAGCAGTTCCATATTCATCCGAATGACCGACAACGGCGTCTTGATCTCGTGCGCCAGCGAGCCTGCCAGGCGGGCGATCTCGTTGTACTGATCAACCAGGTACTGATCACGCGACTTTTCGCGAGACGGCTCGATCGAGTCATGGGAGGAAGAATGATCCATGGTTGTTCTCACGAAAACGCCCGGAGCACTTACGTACTCCGGGCGATCGATGTTATCGGTTGAACTCAGAACTATCGCTCGAAGCTCTTAGTCTTCACGACGAGGACGTCGGCGTCCGCGGTCACCGCCTCGGCCTCCGCGATCACCACCACGGTCGCCACGGTCACGGCGTTCACCGCCACGTCCGCCTCGGTCACCGCCACGCGAGCCAGCGGTTTCGAGTTCTTCGTCACCTTCGCCGGCTGGGGCATCGCCGCCTGGCAAGGTAGCCTTGTGGCTCAGCTTAACGCGGTCGTGCTCGTCGACCAGCAGGACCTTCACGGCCAGCATGTCACCGACCTTGACCACGCTGTTGACGTCCGAAACGTATTCGGTCGACAGTTCGCTGATGTGGCACAAGCCGTCGCGGCCTGGGAGGATTTCGACGAATGCACCGAAGTCCTTCACGCTCGTGACGCGGCCTTCGTAGATCTTGCCGACTTCGACTTCACCGGTGATGGCCTGAACGCGAGCCATGGCGGCTTCAGCCCATTCCAAGTTGCCACTGGCAACAATCACGGTACCGTCGTCTTCGACGTCGAGCGTCGCGCCGGTTTCTTCCTGAATGGCACGAATCGTCTTGCCGCCAGGACCGATCAGCAAGCCGATCTTTTCTGGGTTGATCTTGGTTCGCATCATGCGCGGAGCCCACTTCGATGGCTCGTCCTTCGGCTGGCTGATGGTGGTCAGCATCTTGCGAAGGATCTCGATTCGGGCTTCGCGAGCCTGAACCAGCGTCTTGCGGATGATTTCCTCGTTGATCCCCTTGATCTTGAGGTCCAACTGGATGCCGGTGATACCGTTCTGGGTACCAGCGACCTTGAAGTCCATGTCGCCATGGTGATCTTCTTCGCCCAGGATGTCGGTCAGCAGGACGAAGTCGTCCCCTTCCTTCACCAGGCCGATCGAGATACCGGCAACCGGGTTGGTGATCGGCACGCCAGCGGCCATCAGACCGAGGGTCGCACCACAGACCGAAGCCATCGAGCTGGAGCCGTTGGATTCGAGAATGTCGGAGATCACACGTACCGTGTAGGGGAAGTCTTCGGCAGGCGGCAGAACCGGGTTCACGCTACGTTCAGCCAAAGCACCGTGACCAATTTCACGACGGCCTGGGCCACGAATCGGACGACATTCACCCACCGAGAAGCTAGGGAAGTTATAGTCGAGCATGAACTTCTTCGAGTACTCGTCGATCAAACCGTCGACACGCTGTTCGTCACGTGGGGTACCCAGGGTAACGGTGATCAGCGATTGGGTTTCACCACGTTGGAAGACGGCGGAACCGTGAACGCGTGGCAGAACGTCGACCTTGCATTCGATGCCACGCAAGCTCTTCGCGTCACGACCATCGGTACGGGTACCACTGAGGATCAGATCACGCACAACGCGTTCTTCCAGGTCATGCCAGGCAGTACCGAACGCACCTTCGTCGATCGCACCTTCGGCGGCTGGATCTGGAATCAGTTCTTCCTTGACCTTGGTCTTCAGTTCGCGAACCTTGTCGGCACGATCTTGCTTGCCGGTGGTTTGCTTGGCCGATTTCAGGTCCGCATAGTACGAATCCATCAGCTTCTGATAGAGACCACCATCGTCTGGCTCGGCGTACTCCATCTTTTCTTTGCCGGCCTTTTCGGTCAGCTCGATCTGCAGGTCGCAGATTTCCTTGACCACTTCGTGGGCCTTCATGATCGCGTCGGCCATCTCGTCTTCGGGGATTTCTCGCGAGAAACCTTCGATCATCAAGACCGAATCCTTGCTACCCGAGATGATCAGATCGAGATCGCTTTGTTCCAGTTGCTCGAACGAGGGGAACACAACCAGTTCGCCATCGACACGGCCCAAGCGAACGGCAGCCAAAGGACCTTGGAACGGCATGTGCGAGATGCAAAGCGCGGCCGAGGCACCATTCATGGCAAGCACGTCACCGTCGTGCATTCGATCGCTGGCAACCACGCTGGCTTGAATCTGAACTTCGTCGTGGTAACCCTTGGGGAACATCGGGCGGATCGGACGATCCATCAGGCGCGACGAGAGAATTTCTTTGGTGGTAGGGCGACCTTCTCGCTTGATGAAACCACCAGGGAACTTACCAGCAGCAGCGGTTCGCTCGCGGTAATCACAGGTCAGGGGAAAGAAGTCAGTCCCAGGCCGAGATGGGCCGGTGACGGTGGCGACAAAAACAACCGTCTCGCCGTATTGTACGAGCACTGCCCCGTGGGCTTGCTTGGCTAGAAAGCCAGTTGTAAGGGATAAGGTTTCATTGCCGATCTGCTTCTCTACACGAATTTCTTCCACTTTTTCCGTCCTACACAGCGCACCAGAGAACTTCCGAGAGGGCTTGCGCCAAGAAGGTATGGGCCTGGAGGAGAGAGGGGCCCGGCCATTTGGAACATCCAGTGCTTGGTTCAATATAAGTTGAGGCCCACCGCACAATCTTCAATAGAGCGGAACCTCGTAAGGTTGCCCCGCCAGCCAATTTTTTTCCACCACCGGCCGGGGCGTGGTAAAGACGCGCGAAAGCCCCTGGGGCGCGCGTCTTCAGGCTAATTCCATTGCCAGTAACATGAGAGGCTCGTCCTTCTAGGTACGAGCCTCC includes:
- a CDS encoding two-component system sensor histidine kinase NtrB; this encodes MDHSSSHDSIEPSREKSRDQYLVDQYNEIARLAGSLAHEIKTPLSVIRMNMELLAEDLDDPQTPQQRRAKQKIETVQEQCERLQGLLNDFLRFARIRDLNLLPGSLNEQIERVLNFVEPQADRQGVEIIRYLDSELPSIDLDAELLYSALLNLVVNAIQAMPDGGSLMVQTREFRSGVLLRLVDTGCGMSDTTALRMFDPFYSTKEGGSGLGLPLAKKIIEAHHATIDVQSELGRGTQFTLEFPLPKRIGSKKAPESMESDG
- a CDS encoding polyribonucleotide nucleotidyltransferase, giving the protein MEEIRVEKQIGNETLSLTTGFLAKQAHGAVLVQYGETVVFVATVTGPSRPGTDFFPLTCDYRERTAAAGKFPGGFIKREGRPTTKEILSSRLMDRPIRPMFPKGYHDEVQIQASVVASDRMHDGDVLAMNGASAALCISHMPFQGPLAAVRLGRVDGELVVFPSFEQLEQSDLDLIISGSKDSVLMIEGFSREIPEDEMADAIMKAHEVVKEICDLQIELTEKAGKEKMEYAEPDDGGLYQKLMDSYYADLKSAKQTTGKQDRADKVRELKTKVKEELIPDPAAEGAIDEGAFGTAWHDLEERVVRDLILSGTRTDGRDAKSLRGIECKVDVLPRVHGSAVFQRGETQSLITVTLGTPRDEQRVDGLIDEYSKKFMLDYNFPSFSVGECRPIRGPGRREIGHGALAERSVNPVLPPAEDFPYTVRVISDILESNGSSSMASVCGATLGLMAAGVPITNPVAGISIGLVKEGDDFVLLTDILGEEDHHGDMDFKVAGTQNGITGIQLDLKIKGINEEIIRKTLVQAREARIEILRKMLTTISQPKDEPSKWAPRMMRTKINPEKIGLLIGPGGKTIRAIQEETGATLDVEDDGTVIVASGNLEWAEAAMARVQAITGEVEVGKIYEGRVTSVKDFGAFVEILPGRDGLCHISELSTEYVSDVNSVVKVGDMLAVKVLLVDEHDRVKLSHKATLPGGDAPAGEGDEELETAGSRGGDRGGRGGERRDRGDRGGDRGGRGGDRGRRRPRRED